The genomic stretch CGAGCAGGTCCGGAACTACCTGGACCGCGGCGCCCACCGGCTGGCCCTGAACATTTACCGCGGCGAGGTAATGCCCCGCTCGCTGGCCCCCGCCATCGAAACCATCCGCAACCGGGTGGCCGTCCAGCTGCGCGAGGCAATCCTCAACGACGCCAGCCCGGATGTCCTGCTGAGCTACCTGCGCCTTCCCGAGGCCGCGGACGACGTCGAAGCCTGGCGCACAGCACTGCGTCTCCTCCCGCCGCGCTCACCCAGGCGATCCGCCGTCGTGGCTCATGTGGAGGCGTTAGAGGCCTGATCCTTGGGCACTTCGCCCACCCTCCAACGCTCCTGCAGCAGATGTGGTCTTTTCCCAACGCTCCCGCACCTTCCGGGGCAGTAATTCCGGCCCCGGGTCAGCTGGGACGATTGGCGGCCTGTCGACTGGAGGAAACTGCCACGAAACTGCAATTTTTGCCCTCAACCTGGGGTTTGAGGGCTGTTTGAGGGCGTTAATTGCCAGTTCGCGGGGTGGCCCTGCCCTGGCGAGATCAGGCCTGCTCGTCCTTATGTCCGCGCGAGACGGAAGCGCATTCCACGGCTGCCCGGCTCCGTTCCCTCAGCTCGCGGACACGGCGGACCTGTCGGGCGCGGACCACAATGAGCACGATCACGATTGCCAGCGGAACTACAACGAGCCACACAAAGTACATGCTCACAGTCTGAACCGTCCCGGGTTTGATGCCGCTGTCTTTTTTGAGAAAGATAGCAATCATGCCCAAGAAATACCCCGCCGAAGTTCGTGACCGTGCCGTCCGCATGGTCGTTGACCGGCTCTCTGAGTATCCTTCCGTGTTTGCAGCCTGCAAGGCCCTGGCTCCGAAGCTTGATGTCGGTCACGAGTCGTTGCGTCGTTGGGTGCTCCAGGCCCAAACAGATGCTGGTGAGAAGGACGGTCCAACGACGACTGACATTGATGAACTCAAGCGCCTGCGTGCTGAGAATCGGGACTTGAAGGAAGCTAACGAGATCCTGAAGGCGGCATCGATTTTCTTCGCGAGGGAGCTGTGCGCCACGAGGCGCTGTGTGTCGAGGGGCGGTGAGAGACCGTCCCGGTTGGGTCGTCGCAGCGGCCCGATCAAGCTGGGGGCAGCCTGATCCGGGGAACGCCGGTGAGGGTGGCAAGCGGCCCCGACAAAGGCGGGACGTGCCGGTACTACCAGACGGTGCGGGTCCGTCGAGCAAAGTCAGAAGGTACAACGTGAGTGAATTGGTGTTTGACGCCCTGTAACCGCGAAGCCGTGCTCAAATCTGGTGGATATGGGCCGGTGTGCAGCGCACTGGATGCCAGTTATGGCGTCTGGACTCCGAAGCCGTTTAGTTCTGTCGGTGGGGAGGCCATGGTGAAGGTCTGCGGCGTAGCCGTGGCGATGCTGCCGGGGTAGAGCCAGGTGCCTCCCTGACTAATCGATATGCAGTGAACGTGGGAACCGTCTTGTGGTTCCCCGACCGGTGGGCAGCCAGTCCACCGGTGGGGGTAGGTCCGTTGCCGACCGAAGGCCACGAGGCGGGGCGGAGGCCTCGTAGTAGTCGCGGGAGTAACGACCCGCCGTGGGGACCGGGAAAGCCGGTCGCAGGGCGAAGGTGGCCAGCAAGTTAGCAGGTTGAGTGAATGGAATGTCAGGAGGAATAGTCGCCGGTGAATATCGACGAACTGGAGCACGCCGTGATTGCGGCGGAGCTGCGGGTACTGAAGATCCAGACCAAGCTGCACAGTTGGGCCCGTGATGATGTTCATCGCCGGTTCGATGACCTGTTCAACCTCGTGGCCGACCCAGGCTTCCTGTTGGTGGCTTGGGACCGGGTGCGAGGAAATAAGGGTGCCCGTACTGCGGGTGTGGATGGCCGCACGGCGGTATCCATTCAGGAGGGTGAGGGCGTCGGGGTTTTCCTTGACGGGCTGCGTTTGTCTTTGCGTGAGCGCAGTTTCATCCCGGTGCCGGTGAGGGAAAGGATGATTCCGAAAACTGGCGGGAAGTTGCGCCGTCTGGGCATCCCCACCGTTGCTGACCGGGTAGTCCAAGCCAGCTTGAAATTGGTGTTGGAGCCGATCTTTGAAGCGGATTTCCACCCGTGTTCCTACGGGTTCCGCCCGAAGCGTCGGGCCCATGATGCCGTTGCCGAGGTGCGTTATCTTGCGACGCGACCACGTTGTTATGACTGGGTCGTGGAGGGAGATATTAAGGCGTGCTTCGATGAGATCGACCATACTGCCCTGATGGGCAGGGTTCGCTCTCGTATTGGTGACAAGCGCATTCTGGTCTTGGTGAAGGCCTTTCTGAAGGCTGGGATCCTCTCTGAGGCTCAGCAACTGATAGAAACCACTGCCGGTACCCCGCAGGGCGGGATTCTTTCTCCGCTGTTGGCCAATGTGGCGTTGTCGGTGCTTGACGATTTCATCGCTCAAGCTCCCGGCGGCTCGTTGACCGATAAACGCGAACGGGCATGGCGGCTACGCCATGATCGGCCGAATTTTCGTCTGGTGCGTTATGCAGATGACTGGTGTCTGATGATCAGGGGCACCAAGGCCGATGCTGAAGAGCTCCAGGAGAGAATCGCCAAGGTCTTGGCCACGATGGGTTTGCGCCTGTCGGAGGAGAAGACCTTGATCACCCATATTGATGAGGGCCTCGATTTCCTAGGATGGCACATCCATCGCCATCGCAAGCGAGGCACGAACGAGCACTACGTTTACGTCTATCCGTCAAAGAAGGCTGTACAAGCAGCCAAGCGGAAGATCAAGACGTTGTGCCGACAGGTCACTGAGAACCAGTCGTTGGATGAACTGCTGCATCGGCTGAATCCGATGTTGCGGGGCTGGTGCGCCTATTTCCGTCCCGGTGTTTCCTCCGCAGTTTTCTCCTACCTCAGCCACTACACATGGCAGACGGTATGGCGATGGCTGCGGCGAAAACATCGCCGGTCAACGGTCAAAGAACTCCGTCGGCAGTACTGCGGCGGTGGATGGTGGCCAGCAAGCCACGCTCGGGAAATGTTTCGTCCCGAGAAAGTGGGCACGAGCCGATACCGCTACCGCGGGTCGGTTATCCCCACTCCGTGGCCCACGACCGATGAATCAATTACCACGGTCCCCGACCGACTTGTGGAGAGCCCGGTGCATTGAAAGGTGCCCGCCGGGTTCGGGAAGCGGTCCGGGGAAACGGGCCAGCCGCAAGGCTGGCACCGCGCCCCGGGCCGACTTTCACCGACCCTCGCCGCCGCTAATCTGCCGGTTTATCGACGAACAGCGGGCCGAAGGTCATGCGGTCGAGTCGATCTGCACCGTCCTGCGTGGGCAGGGCGTGCAGGTTGCCGCACGTACCTACCGTGCCTGGAAAACCAGGTTGCCAGCCCTGCGTGCCATGGAGGATGCGAAGATCATAGACACCTTACGCAGCCTCAAGGTTGTAGACGGCAAGGGAAGACCCCGGCCAGAAATCCTTTACGGTCGCCGGAAGATGACTGCGTGGCTGCGCCGCAAGGGCTTCCCCGAGGTCTCCAAACACACCGTGGACCGGCTGATGCGCGATGAGGGCATGAACGGCCTGGTTCGCGGTCGCAGAACCCGCACCACCATCCCCGGCAAGGACGGCAAACGCGCCGGTGACCTGCTGAACCGCAACTTCACTGCCAGTGCACCCAACCGTGTCTGGGTCACCGATTTCACCTATGTTCCGGTGTATTCCGGGTTTGTTTACGTGGCGTTGGTGATCGATCTGTATTCACGGGCAATCGTAGGGTGGGAAACCTCCACCGTGATAGACACCGCCTTCGTGGAGCAATGCCTGAAAATGGCGCTGTGGCGGCGAGAACACAGCAATAGGCCGGTAAGCAAGGGGCTTCTGCACCACAGCGACGCTGGCTCGCAGTACACCTCGATCCGATACACAGACACCCTAGAAATTGAGGGGCTGGTTCCCTCTATTGGCAGTGTCGGGGATGCGTACGATAATGCCGCCGCCGAAACCGTCATGGGCCTGTTCAAGAACGAAGCTGTCACCAAAGGCTCACCCTTCAGATCCGGTGCGCTGAAGACCGAATCCGACGTCATTGAGGTCGTCTTCGGATGGGTCCACTGGTACAACTACGATCGCCTGCATTCCTCACTGGACCACCAGACCCCAGAGGAATTCGAGCGAACCTACTATGATGAAAATTCCGGCTCGTTACCCGACGACGCCGCCCACAAAACGGCGGCATGATTCCCGGGACGGTTCAGTCTGGGTATGTCA from Arthrobacter stackebrandtii encodes the following:
- the ltrA gene encoding group II intron reverse transcriptase/maturase, with product MNIDELEHAVIAAELRVLKIQTKLHSWARDDVHRRFDDLFNLVADPGFLLVAWDRVRGNKGARTAGVDGRTAVSIQEGEGVGVFLDGLRLSLRERSFIPVPVRERMIPKTGGKLRRLGIPTVADRVVQASLKLVLEPIFEADFHPCSYGFRPKRRAHDAVAEVRYLATRPRCYDWVVEGDIKACFDEIDHTALMGRVRSRIGDKRILVLVKAFLKAGILSEAQQLIETTAGTPQGGILSPLLANVALSVLDDFIAQAPGGSLTDKRERAWRLRHDRPNFRLVRYADDWCLMIRGTKADAEELQERIAKVLATMGLRLSEEKTLITHIDEGLDFLGWHIHRHRKRGTNEHYVYVYPSKKAVQAAKRKIKTLCRQVTENQSLDELLHRLNPMLRGWCAYFRPGVSSAVFSYLSHYTWQTVWRWLRRKHRRSTVKELRRQYCGGGWWPASHAREMFRPEKVGTSRYRYRGSVIPTPWPTTDESITTVPDRLVESPVH
- a CDS encoding IS3 family transposase, translating into MNQLPRSPTDLWRARCIERCPPGSGSGPGKRASRKAGTAPRADFHRPSPPLICRFIDEQRAEGHAVESICTVLRGQGVQVAARTYRAWKTRLPALRAMEDAKIIDTLRSLKVVDGKGRPRPEILYGRRKMTAWLRRKGFPEVSKHTVDRLMRDEGMNGLVRGRRTRTTIPGKDGKRAGDLLNRNFTASAPNRVWVTDFTYVPVYSGFVYVALVIDLYSRAIVGWETSTVIDTAFVEQCLKMALWRREHSNRPVSKGLLHHSDAGSQYTSIRYTDTLEIEGLVPSIGSVGDAYDNAAAETVMGLFKNEAVTKGSPFRSGALKTESDVIEVVFGWVHWYNYDRLHSSLDHQTPEEFERTYYDENSGSLPDDAAHKTAA
- a CDS encoding transposase, which encodes MPKKYPAEVRDRAVRMVVDRLSEYPSVFAACKALAPKLDVGHESLRRWVLQAQTDAGEKDGPTTTDIDELKRLRAENRDLKEANEILKAASIFFARELCATRRCVSRGGERPSRLGRRSGPIKLGAA